A genomic segment from Corylus avellana chromosome ca5, CavTom2PMs-1.0 encodes:
- the LOC132180324 gene encoding fasciclin-like arabinogalactan protein 2: protein MRQAPPLTAVLALPLFLLLLSSTGSHAHNITTILAKNPEFSTFNHYLTLTHLASEINRRLTITVLAVDNAAMSSLLSKHLSLYTIKNVLSLHVLVDYFGSKKLHQITNGTALTATMYQATGAAPGSSGYVNITDLKGGKVGFGAADNGGTLDAVYVKAVHEKPYNISVLQISQVLTSAEAEAPTPGPSDLNLTAILSKQGCKAFADLLLSSGADKTFQENVDGGLTVFCPTDTVIKGFMPKYKNLTAPQKVSLLLYHGIPVYQSMQMLKSSNGVVNTLATDGANKYDFTVQNDGEEVTLKTKVVTVKITGTVKDEEPLVAYKIDKVLLPRELFKVAPTAPAPKAPKAKAKGKAAEAPAEADAPADDIVGDQTADNNGAGGLDGGRFVILVFFSFSMGVLVL, encoded by the exons aTGAGGCAGGCACCACCTCTCACCGCCGTGCTTGCCCTTCCTCTCTTCTTGTTACTTTTATCCTCGACCGGCAGCCATGCGCACAATATCACGACCATACTCGCCAAAAATCCTGAGTTCTCAACATTCAACCACTATCTCACCCTCACCCACCTTGCCTCTGAGATCAACCGTCGTCTGACCATCACTGTCCTCGCCGTGGACAATGCCGCCATGTCATCCCTCCTCTCCAAGCACCTCTCTCTCTACACCATTAAAAACGTGCTTTCCCTTCATGTCCTCGTCGACTACTTTGGTTCTAAAAAACTCCACCAGATCACAAATGGTACAGCGTTGACTGCCACCATGTACCAAGCTACCGGCGCTGCCCCGGGATCCTCAGGGTACGTAAACATCACCGACCTTAAAGGCGGCAAAGTTGGCTTTGGTGCCGCCGATAATGGCGGCACGCTTGATGCTGTCTACGTCAAGGCTGTGCACGAGAAACCGTACAATATCTCTGTCTTACAAATCAGTCAG GTTTTAACATCGGCTGAAGCTGAAGCGCCAACGCCGGGACCAAGCGATTTGAATTTAACGGCTATCCTGTCCAAGCAAGGCTGCAAAGCCTTCGCCGACTTGCTGTTATCGTCGGGAGCCGACAAGACATTCCAAGAGAATGTCGACGGAGGATTGACGGTGTTCTGCCCGACCGACACCGTCATCAAAGGTTTCATGCCGAAGTACAAGAACTTAACGGCGCCCCAGAAGGTGTCGTTGCTGTTATATCACGGCATCCCCGTGTACCAGTCCATGCAAATGTTGAAGTCCAGCAACGGCGTCGTGAACACGCTGGCCACAGACGGAGCCAACAAGTACGACTTCACCGTGCAAAATGACGGCGAGGAGGTGACGTTGAAGACGAAGGTTGTGACGGTGAAGATAACGGGGACGGTGAAGGATGAGGAGCCGTTAGTGGCGTATAAGATTGACAAGGTTTTGTTGCCTAGGGAGTTGTTTAAGGTGGCACCGACAGCGCCAGCACCGAAGGCTCCAAAGGCTAAGGCCAAGGGTAAGGCGGCTGAGGCCCCTGCAGAGGCTGATGCACCTGCGGATGATATTGTGGGAGATCAGACGGCTGATAATAATGGGGCTGGAGGATTGGATGGTGGGAGATTTGTGATCCTggtgttttttagtttttctatgGGAGTTCTGGTGCTGTGA
- the LOC132182703 gene encoding uncharacterized protein LOC132182703 produces MAAKVALSSSFSTKFPLPPKPSLPSHFPCTYILPKTRVHHLRFHANLGGGEGEIKKGGKKKFITREEEPEQYWQTAGEREGENPMKTPIPYIIIFGMSTPFVILAIAFANGWVKVPIR; encoded by the exons atggcagccAAGGTGgcactctcttcttctttcagCACCAAGTTTCCACTCCCACCTAAGCCATCTTTACCATCTCATTTCCCTTGCACTTACATTTTACCAAAGACAAGGGTCCATCATTTGAGATTCCATGCAAATTTGG GTGGTGGGGAAGGAGAAATCAAGAAGGGGGGAAAGAAGAAATTCATAACTAGAGAGGAAGAACCAGAACA GTATTGGCAAACAGCAGGAGAAAGGGAAGGGGAGAATCCCATGAAGACCCCTATTCcttacattattatttttggcaTGTCGACACCTTTTGTAATCTTAGCCATTGCTTTTGCAAATGGCTGGGTTAAGGTACCCATTCGATGA
- the LOC132181035 gene encoding nuclear transcription factor Y subunit B-3-like, producing MADSDNDSGGQNNSNNANSDFSAREQDRFLPIANVSRIMKKALPANAKISKDAKETVQECVSEFISFITGEASDKCQREKRKTINGDDLLWAMTTLGFEEYVEPLKIYLQKYREMEGDKTAVGGGRQGEKDGGGGGSGGGGSAAGGGGSGGGVSSGSVGGGGFNGVGGGVYGGMYGGVMGHHQGHVYGTGGYHHVGMGGGVVGKGVSGGSGSGGGGGGASIVRLR from the coding sequence ATGGCTGATTCGGACAACGACTCAGGAGGGCAGAACAACAGCAACAACGCAAACAGCGACTTCTCCGCTCGAGAGCAAGACAGGTTCCTCCCCATCGCTAACGTGAGCAGAATCATGAAGAAGGCATTGCCGGCAAACGCCAAGATCTCCAAGGACGCAAAGGAAACGGTGCAGGAATGTGTGTCGGAGTTCATTAGCTTCATCACTGGGGAGGCCTCTGACAAGTGCCagagggagaagaggaagaCGATCAATGGGGATGACTTGCTGTGGGCGATGACTACTCTGGGGTTTGAGGAGTATGTGGAGCCGCTCAAGATTTATCTGCAGAAGTATAGGGAGATGGAGGGCGACAAGACCGCGGTGGGCGGGGGGAGGCAGGGGGAGAAGGACGGTGGTGGCGGTGGATCCGGCGGGGGTGGTTCCGCCGCCGGCGGTGGTGGAAGCGGTGGTGGGGTGAGCTCGGGGAGTGTTGGGGGTGGTGGGTTTAATGGGGTTGGGGGAGGAGTGTATGGTGGGATGTATGGTGGGGTGATGGGGCATCATCAGGGACACGTGTACGGCACTGGTGGGTATCATCATGTGGGTATGGGTGGTGGTGTTGTTGGGAAGGGTGTATCAGGCGGCAGCGGCagtggcggtggtggtggtggagctTCCATTGTGAGGTTAAGGTAG
- the LOC132182423 gene encoding SNF1-related protein kinase regulatory subunit beta-2-like, whose translation MGNAGDRKGQGGPSGVKKPEEKCEHYMEFGQGGTLLNYHVPGLVVYSPSHNPRAYQSPSNPEVLVSSIHTLPQSIMDNKDKFYGRWISAEITWNCAGNSVAVLGSWDNWQTIEPLQRTGENFTVTKVLPVGIHYYRFIVDGVLVCASDLQLICDDYGNRYNILNLQEEVLKAPSNGPAHLSEFECPPSPPSSYDNRFFTDEDFYYRTKEGKFRELQPPQLPPQLVEAFLDKPSSSADIHHSLSRPEFSQLNHLYTQQTDGDQYVAITSTQRFGNKYVTAILFKPLPETK comes from the exons ATGGGAAACGCTGGTGACAGAAAAGGTCAAGGTGGCCCTTCTGGAGTTAAGAAGCCTGAAGAAAAGTGTGAACATTATATGGAGTTTGGACAGGGTGGGACACTCCTTAACTATCATGTCCCAGGGCTCGTGGTTTACTCTCCCTCTCACAACCCCAGGGCCTACCAGTCGCCCTCTAATCCAGAG GTGCTAGTGAGTTCCATTCACACACTGCCTCAAAGTATAATGGATAATAAAGATAAGTTCTATGGTAGATGGATTTCTGCTGAGATAACATGGAACTGTGCTGGCAATTCAGTAGCTGTATTGGGATCGTGGGACAACTGGCAGACAAT TGAGCCCTTGCAGCGTACAGGCGAAAATTTTACTGTTACAAAGGTGCTTCCAGTAGGAATCCATTACTACCGCTTCATTGTTGATGGAGTGTTGGTATGTGCTTCAGACTTGCAATTGATCTGTGATGACTATGGAAATCGCTATAATATTTTGAACTTGCAG GAGGAAGTCCTAAAAGCGCCTTCAAATGGTCCTGCACATTTGTCTGAGTTTGAATGTCCTCCTTCCCCACCATCAAGCTATGACAATAGATTTTTCACTGATGAAGATTTTTATTATAGAACCAAAGAAGGGAAGTTTCGTGAGTTGCAACCACCACAACTACCACCACAACTAGTAGAAGCATTTTTGGATAAGCCATCATCCTCAGCTGATATTCACCATTCTCTCTCAAGGCCTGAGTTTTCACAGTTGAATCATCTGTACACTCAACAAACGGATGGTGATCAGTATGTGGCCATCACCTCAACACAGAGGTTTGGCAATAAATATGTTACGGCAATATTATTTAAGCCTTTGCCCGAAACCAAATAA
- the LOC132180602 gene encoding uncharacterized protein LOC132180602 codes for MVCFRRNPLPWFAVLAPLLISAGFLGFGFSSVLLTSTVLIILSTVYFTFSKSRGSSSQMEDVVSEPDQPESESMSEKKEDQEVQYFVTSPDSLSESEGIYRLSTSEESDGSISDEESLIEIALPSGQYVGHTEEQPKVISKQQKVAADFSPESFFQPHCLMELFSDINEMNEEDNLIEIDISMGSIKCSRFEIEA; via the coding sequence ATGGTTTGCTTTAGAAGAAACCCACTTCCATGGTTTGCTGTTCTTGCTCCATTGCTGATTTCTGCTGGTTTTTTGGGATTTGGGTTCTCCTCCGTGCTCCTTACATCTACAGTATTGATCATCTTGTCTACTGTTTACTTTACATTCTCAAAAAGCAGAGGAAGCTCATCGCAAATGGAAGATGTTGTGTCAGAACCTGATCAGCCTGAAAGTGAATCTATGTCAGAAAAGAAGGAAGACCAAGAAGTTCAATATTTTGTCACATCACCTGATTCGCTATCAGAGAGTGAAGGCATCTATCGCTTATCAACAAGTGAGGAATCGGATGGTTCAATTTCTGACGAGGAAAGCCTCATTGAAATTGCTCTTCCAAGTGGGCAATATGTTGGTCATACAGAAGAGCAGCCTAAGGTAATTAGTAAGCAGCAGAAAGTGGCTGCAGATTTCTCGCCTGAATCCTTTTTCCAGCCACATTGTCTGATGGAGCTTTTCTCTGATATAAATGAGATGAACGAGGAAGACAACTTGATTGAGATTGACATCTCCATGGGCTCCATCAAGTGTTCAAGGTTTGAGATCGAAGCTTGA